AGTTGCCGTGAGGCCGCAGCTACCCGTTGCCAAGTGACATAAAAAGCCGGAAAAGCGATTTTCCGGCCTTCTGGATTCAGCGTTGCTTTTGCGCCGCCTCGATCCGCTGCAAGATTTCCCGCATCACCCGAAGGTCGCCGCTTTGCCCGCTGGCGGTGATTTGCAGTTCCTTGATGGCCTGTGAGATCGATGTGGCTGATTGTTCGGCAACAGTGACGCGGTAGGAAAGATTATCGAGCTTGCGCAGCTCAACCTCATTGACCTTGAAGCGCTCCTCAATCTTACCATCGGCATTGCCAAGCCGTCCTTCCACGGCAACCCGCCATCGCTTTAACTCGTCAATGTCACTATTGGTTTGCGCCCAGGCATAGCCGCCGCCAGCGATGATGCTGACCAGCGTCGTGAGATTGATCCAGGTGTTGATATTGTATTTCGGCGGTTTTGCAGCTGGTTCGTCGGTCACGTCCCGCCCCCTTGCAAAGCGTTGATAGTGTCTGCCTTGGCGGCATTTGTGGCGCGGCAATCGGCCAACGCCTTTCGGTCCCTACCCCACAGCCGATATTCAGCCGTCCGATCCGTGCCAGCAGGAATAAACACAGGTGCATCGCAATCAGCCATGATACCAGCCGAGACGCTTGGTTTACGATCAGCGGTCGGTTGCGCCGATGGCGTTGAGAGCGTTTCGCACCCCGTCAGGCATAGCAGGGCAGGCAGGAGCGGCACCCGCCCCAGCAGCAGCACTCGGTTTCGCATTGGTCTTTTTCCTTTCATTGTCCAGTGCAGCTTCTAGTCCTGCGACCTGCCCCACATGGGCGGCCATCGTGGCGACCAAGGCCGCATCGGCGGCATTGATCTGTTTCTGTTGGGCCTCGATCTTGGCGAGCTGGAGCAAGTCTGCCTTGCGTTGGGCCTCTGCCCACCGCTGGCGGATCTCAGTCCGGCCAGCTTCTTTCAGCGACGACGCCCAGCTATGCAGGCCTAGCCCGACGATAAGGACGGCAGCGATCAAGGCGATGCCGCGCCAGTCGAGCTTTTCGCGGAGCGCCTTGAAAGCACTCCAGGCAGTCAGGGGGATAGCAATCATCGGCAATCACCATTGTGATCCCGGTCATGGGCCGGTTGCCAACCAACCGGAGGCTGGGGCTTCATCATCCCCGCAGGCCCATCGCGCCAGGTGTTGATCAGGATCTTGGCAAGGCCAAGCAGTCCGACAATCTTCAGGGAAACCGCTTCGCTAAAGAACGGCGTCCAGTCGAACAGCGCCAGCGCCGGGATCGCAGCAATGAGCGTGTTGATGATGTTATGGAGAAGATTGGTGTTCATGCCGCCCCCACCAGAGCCGCATGAAACGCTTTCGCATAGGCGGCCACGTCGGCCGCCCGTTCCTTGCCATTGATGATACGGCGGGCATTCACCCAATCGGCTTTAGCCCCGACGAAGAAATTTCCGAGCTTGGCCCCGGTAAACAACCCCTCGCCCATGCCCAAAAACATCACCTTCAGGGCAATGTCTTCACGCATCGCCAACGACGGATTGGCGACGAGGTCAATGCCAATTGCACCGCCGAGCTTGATATAATTGCCCTTGTGAGTGAGCTGCACATACCCACGCCCCAACCAGCTCTTGCCGTCCGAGCCGATCCGCCAATAAGGCGACTTCACCCAGGGCATGGTGCCCTTTGCGAATGACCGGTCGAGCATGGCAATAGCCTGGTCATCCGTTGCCGCGCGCGTCTCTCGCACCGGCTGCATGGTCTGGGCCGTTTCGTGATAGGCCGTGCCAAGCATGTACGCTAGCCACCGCAGATCTTTCATATCGCTGGCCTGCCAGGCATTCAGAATGGCTGTAATGCCATTGACCTGATTTTGCGTGAGCGCACCGCCGAACAACGACGAGCGCACCGCCGCGAAGAATTTCGCGCGATCCATAATGATCATCCTTTTATATAAGAGTTTGAACGCCGTTCGTGGCGTCAGACCGGCTAGTGTGTCCTATAGTTCACACCACTTGACGCAACATCGACTGTGAACTATAGATTACACATGTTCGAAGTTCGCAAAACGGATGTGTTTTTGAAGTGGTTCAAATCGCTCCGGGATATCAGGGCACAAGCCCGCATTCAGATACGGATTGACCGCTTGGAGCTTGGCCTGTTGGGCGATGCAAAGTTCTTTGAGGGCATTGGGGAAATGCGCATCGATTACGGTCCCGGGTATCGTGTTTATTTCGTCCAGCGCGGCCAAGAAATCATCATCCTGCTTTGCGGCGGCGACAAAAGCACACAAAGCAAGGACATCAAACTTGCCAAAGATGCAGCAAAGGAGATCTGAAATGACCATTGAAACCAGCACATGGGATGCAACGGACTTTCTGACCAGCGACGAAGCCATTGCCGCCTATCTGGAAGCAGCGCTTGAGGATGGCGACCCCAAAGTGATCGCCGTCGCCCTTGGTAATATTGCGAAGGTAAAGGGCATGACGAATGTCGCAAGTCAGGCCGGGATAACCCGTGAGGCTCTCTATAAAGCCTTGAGTGCAAAAGGTGACCCGAAGCTTTCCACTCTGCTTGGCGTGATGAATGCCCTAGGCTTGCGATTTACCGTTGCAACCAAAAATCAGGCGGCGTGAATTCCTCGGATGGAACGCGACAGCGCAGCAACCGACACGGTCAGGGCCAATATCGCCGCAGGTGACGACGA
The nucleotide sequence above comes from Agrobacterium vitis. Encoded proteins:
- a CDS encoding secretion protein HylD, producing the protein MIAIPLTAWSAFKALREKLDWRGIALIAAVLIVGLGLHSWASSLKEAGRTEIRQRWAEAQRKADLLQLAKIEAQQKQINAADAALVATMAAHVGQVAGLEAALDNERKKTNAKPSAAAGAGAAPACPAMPDGVRNALNAIGATDR
- a CDS encoding glycoside hydrolase family 19 protein, with protein sequence MDRAKFFAAVRSSLFGGALTQNQVNGITAILNAWQASDMKDLRWLAYMLGTAYHETAQTMQPVRETRAATDDQAIAMLDRSFAKGTMPWVKSPYWRIGSDGKSWLGRGYVQLTHKGNYIKLGGAIGIDLVANPSLAMREDIALKVMFLGMGEGLFTGAKLGNFFVGAKADWVNARRIINGKERAADVAAYAKAFHAALVGAA
- a CDS encoding type II toxin-antitoxin system RelE/ParE family toxin; translated protein: MFEVRKTDVFLKWFKSLRDIRAQARIQIRIDRLELGLLGDAKFFEGIGEMRIDYGPGYRVYFVQRGQEIIILLCGGDKSTQSKDIKLAKDAAKEI
- a CDS encoding addiction module antidote protein, which codes for MTIETSTWDATDFLTSDEAIAAYLEAALEDGDPKVIAVALGNIAKVKGMTNVASQAGITREALYKALSAKGDPKLSTLLGVMNALGLRFTVATKNQAA